In Mytilus edulis chromosome 4, xbMytEdul2.2, whole genome shotgun sequence, the following proteins share a genomic window:
- the LOC139520560 gene encoding centrosomal protein of 120 kDa-like yields the protein MVEKEKFLVVISVLEGRRFPKRPKHKVIAEARFDGELLASDPVDHVEAPDFTQELAWELDKKGLQQHRLQRTSIKIQCYAVDSVSTMKEVIGYVVLDIRSVQTKQTPKWYPLLHSKYSKNKPEIKLSIYLDDDKTGEQPSFKAREAPPRVIEDLAEGEGYLRTLQPVLVEDEGYYQIGPADKCKDSFVMSVTIGYANNLAQLIPSTHPLPSLATGYFFYFSLLGNDVTNETFQDLINPNFPAERASVKIKSSVDALRIFLSSQPGVQVHLCCGDQSLGNCEIPLNTLIKKNSTEIHMKPVTIEGPFQLNPPNKAKQQILSAPPDLAPVVGVSIVLRKEDLGVMSPGKGPSGENIHEIPKSPVRSLTHSPLRSPPKTPKKDGHKSPKKGKGKGKSKGKQEETAEKEVHYPDDFEIGNNTQENVSSLEEDKMKEQISKKLKDKPPMFPKGPPSPIMAGHEHKRLSDHGEQEYSNQTTSTHVAIPPQAHHFTFSIDLRSIKDVDSSNTLFVYLKYMYPFFGSASAIITHPPVEIRRGMEVLLPQSFCAFDFACSTQQLQETFLRVPLMVEVFHRDKQQSRDVLVGVTKLPLEQIISTDKNRISSNTGGSGWRQSFSDRINVISPESEKKVGDICMVLSLEDWGPISAHQIVVQQETTTAPSHPQVQQTQPPRAPSPVEPRETPEYQAAIELELWKETQEKNFENQLKQKEASYMKALAEEWKKRDREREVLMKKKLAEYANLEEQLRKTLKDLEKREKQLAANEQEVMRLKKDLQRDHDAKLQEMKEASRRMKDDVDHKIELEKSKTKEIENLVERYKREMNEAEMKYHKLEKDFAVYKEQQNTKPEVRLQAEINLLTLEKVELERKLDTVNKSKVHYKQQWGRALKELARLKQKEQTAAKAELKRQQQELEHMRLRYLAAEEKEVVKSDKKELEEIKNELNRLKQLEEEKLKNSFENSPREVDGMRPLKPDLDCSIDEHITRLIEERDTLLRTGVYSTQDRIIAELDRQIRDSMVQKKTNNL from the exons GTAGGAGATTTCCAAAGAGACCAAAGCACAAGGTCATTGCTGAAGCAAGGTTTGATGGTGAGCTTTTGGCTTCAGACCCTGTTGATCATGTGGAGGCCCCAGATTTTACACAGGAACTGGCATGGGAATTGGATAAAAAAGGTCTACAGCAACACAGGTTACAGAGGACTTCAATCAAAATCCAATGTTATGCTGTTGATTCAGTCAGTACCATGAAAGAAGTTATTGGTTATGTTGTTCTAGACATCAGATCAGTTCAAACAAAACAG acTCCAAAGTGGTATCCATTGCTACATTCAAAGTACAGTAAAAATAAACCTGAGATAAAGTTGTCTATATACCTAGACGATGATAAAACTGGAGAACAGCCAAGTTTTAAAGCTAGAGAAGCACCCCCTCGAG TCATAGAAGATTTAGCTGAAGGTGAAGGCTACTTGCGTACTTTACAGCCAGTTTTAGTGGAAGATGAGGGTTACTACCAAATAGGTCCCGCAGACAAATGTAAAGATAGCTTTGTCATGTCTGTAACAATTGGATATGCTAATAACTTAGCTCAG TTAATTCCAAGCACTCACCCATTACCATCTTTAGCCACTGGATATTTCTTCTACTTTTCATTGCTGGGAAATGATGTGACGAATGAGACATTCCAGGACCTCATTAATCCAAACTTCCCTGCAGAGCGAGCTTCAGTTAAGATCAAGTCTAGTGTAGATGCTCTCAGAATATTTCTATCAAGCCAACCAGGAGTACAG gtCCATTTATGTTGTGGAGACCAGTCTTTAGGAAACTGTGAAATACCTCTGAATACATTAATAAAGAAAAACAGTACAGAGATCCATATGAAACCTGTGACCATAGAGGGACCATTTCAG CTAAATCCACCTAACAAGGCAAAGCAACAGATCTTATCAGCACCCCCAGATTTGGCCCCTGTTGTTGGTGTGTCAATTGTACTCAGAAAAGAAGATTTA GGAGTCATGTCTCCTGGTAAAGGTCCTTCAGGGGAAAACATCCATGAAATTCCAAAGTCACCTGTGAGATCTCTAACACATTCTCCATTGAGATCACCACCAAAAACCCCTAAAAAAGATGGACACAAATCTCCTAAAAAAGGAAAAGGCAAAGGAAAGAGTAAAGGAAAACAAGAAGAGACTGCAGAAAAAGAAGTTCATTATCCTGATGATTTTGAAATTGGCAACAATACTCAGGAAAATGTCAGTAGCTTGGAGGAGGATAAAATGAAAGAAC agATATCCAAGAAATTAAAAGATAAGCCTCCAATGTTTCCAAAGGGACCGCCAAGTCCTATAATGGCTGGCCATGAACACAAAAGACTTTCAGACCATG GTGAACAAGAGTACAGTAATCAAACCACATCTACACATGTAGCTATTCCTCCACAGGCACATCATTTCACATTTTCCATTGATTTACGCAGCATTAAAGATGTCGACTCATCAAatacattatttgtttatttaaa GTATATGTATCCTTTTTTCGGGAGTGCTTCTGCTATTATTACACATCCTCCAGTAGAGATTCGTAGAGGTATGGAGGTACTTCTACCCCAGTCATTCTGTGCATTTGACTTTGCCTGCAGTACACAGCAATTACAAGAAACATTCCTCAG agtTCCATTGATGGTGGAGGTTTTCCACAGAGATAAACAACAGTCAAGAGATGTACTTGTTGGTGTAACTAAATTGCCATTAGAACAGATTATATCAACTGATAAGAACAGAATCTCG agtAATACAGGTGGTTCAGGTTGGAGGCAGAGTTTTAGTGACAGAATTAACGTCATTTCTCCAGaaag tgAAAAGAAGGTAGGAGACATTTGTATGGTGCTGAGTTTAGAAGACTGGGGACCAATCTCAGCACATCAAATTGTTGTACAGCAAGAAACTACCACT GCACCTAGTCATCCTCAAGTACAACAGACACAGCCACCCAGAGCACCGTCACCTGTAGAACCAAGGGAAACACCTGAATACCAAGCTGCTATTGAACTGGAGCTGTGGAAAGAAACTCAGGAAAAGAATTTTGAAAATCAG TTAAAGCAGAAGGAGGCATCTTACATGAAAGCACTTGCAGAAGAATGGAAGAAAAGAGACAGAGAAAGAGAAGTACTCATGAAGAAAAAG TTGGCAGAGTATGCAAACCTAGAGGAACAGCTAAGGAAAACATTGAAAGATTTAGAAAAACGAGAGAAACAGCTGGCTGCTAATGAACAGGAAGTTATGAGATTAAAGAAGGATTTACAGAGAGATCATGATGCTAAACTTCAGGAAATGAAGGAGGCTTCTAGACGTATGAAAGACGATGTTGATCATAAAATTGAACTTGAAAA atcaAAAACAAAAGAGATAGAAAATTTAGTAGAGAGATATAAAAGAGAG ATGAATGAAGCAGAAATGAAGTACCATAAATTGGAGAAAGATTTTGCTGTCTACAAAGAACAACAGAATACCAAACCAGAAGTCAGACTTCAGGCAGAAATCAATCTTCTCACTTTAGAAAAg GTTGAACTAGAAAGAAAACTAGATACTGTAAACAAGTCTAAAGTACACTACAAACAGCAATGGGGGAGGGCATTGAAGGAACTAGCGAGACTGAAACAGAAGGAACAAACTGCTGCTAAAGCtgaattaaagagacaacaacaggaGTTAGAACATATGAGATTACGATATCTAGCAGCCGAGGAGAAGGAAGTGGTCAAATCTGATAAAAAGGAACTGGAGGAAATTAAGAATGAATTAAATAG GTTAAAGCAACTTGAAGAAGAAAAGTTAAAGAATTCATTTGAAAACAGTCCGCGGGAAGTGGATGGTATGAGACCACTGAAACCAGATTTAGACTGCAGTATAGACGAACATATAACGCGACTTATTGAAGAGCGTGATACTTTGTTACGGACAGGTGTTTATAGTACACAGGACAGAATTATCGCTGAATTAGACAGACAGATCAGAGATTCAATGGttcagaagaaaacaaacaaCTTGTGA